The Cryptomeria japonica chromosome 6, Sugi_1.0, whole genome shotgun sequence genomic interval ATTGGACTTGTGTTAAAAGAGTGTTTAGATATTTGCAAAGGGCGTGATTATTGTTTGTCTTATCATGGTACTAATGATATCGATAAAGCATTGGACACATTTTTTGCTAATGTGCATTGTGCAAAGGATTTGAATAATCAAATGTCCTCTAAAGGCTATTTGTTTTCTCTATTTGACAATACAATTAGTTCAATAAAAAAGAGGCATCCAACGATTGCTTTCCACCACAAAAATAAAACTTGCATACTAGACATGCTTGTGAGCAGGCAATATAATTGCAAAGATTGTGTTTAGGTATTGattttgattgcaatgtgtttagAATTggttgtgatagtcaaagtgttgTTTAGTGAAAAACCACATATACCATGTTCATACCAAGCATGTTGATGTTTAATATTATTTTGTTCAAGAGATGGTTAAGAATGGGGCAATGTTGTTGTGAAAACATTAACACAAAATAATGTTTGTAGATTCACTGAAAAAGGCAACAAGGATAGAAAATTACTCTTGGTGTAAGAAGGGCATGGACCTAAGATCCTATAGTTGACGACTCATATGGATGTCATCATAATATATAATATCACATAGAAAATGTTAGGATTGTGTGATATTTAATTGCAACCCTATAATTGTAATTATTATGCCTAAAATGCTTCCTTGAAACCTCAAACAAAGTCAAAGACTCCATAAAGTGTCATCGAAGGTTGTGTCAAAGGGAACAACCCTCCCGCACCctaccacaaaaaaaaaaaatcattttgtctTTTGGGGGCACTTTTGCATTGTTTTCTTTGCCCACAATTGTGATGTCCATGGTATTATTAAACCACCTTTTATATGTGTCTATTGATAGACACATGCATGAAGGTTGATAGAAATTTCTTTGGTAAAGATTAATACACATGCAAGAAGGTCAGCAAAAATTTCTTAGGTACACTCTTGTAATAAAGATCAATACATACTTATGTCTCTCTTTGATGGTGAAacttttcttgcaagtgtttctccACATACATATGGTGTTATGCATATTTATCATAACTCATTAATTTATATTTGCTTCCATATAAATCTCTTAATAGATAATATAATGTTGCATAAATAAAAAAACATATTCGCTTAATTCTAAAGGGCTTacatttctaaaaatttaccttgTTTTATagaccaaaaaatgtcaaaaaatctaACTTGGTACACATTCTTAAAACTAAAACTATAAGGAACCTTTTTCTAATTATTCCAAGCAATATAGCTTTAAAATGTCCTGCCCCAATAGCAAACTTGAAAGAATGTCACGACCCTTTAAAAAAAATGTGTAAGAACATATTCACCCTCCATACTCTACATCAACATATGCAATTGCACAATTTTCCACCTTTCACACCTCACTTGTTTGTTTATAACAAATAAAATGTACCACAAAATTTGTCTTTCATGAAAGTTGAACAAATAATTCTTTTATATTCACGACAATCAATAGACAAACCCTACAAACAAGTCCTCCAAAGATCTATCTAggataaaaaaaaatagtttgtacAACCCACATTCTGTGCCACTCACTTAACAATATCACACATTATGCCACTCCCAATACAACTTCAAACAATTTGAAAAGTTTGAAGAGAAAAATTTAATTATACTCGTGGTGAAATGTGGGATGCGCTTCCAAAATTTAATAAACATTAACTATTATGTTGTAGACAACTTTTCCTTCTAACCCCGTTCATCAATTCTCATTACTAAACTCATGGTGAAATGTGGGATGCACTTCCAGATAACTATTATGTTGTAGACAACTTTTCCTTCTAACCCCATTCATCAATTCTCGTTTCATAAACTTCCTCCTTGCACAAATAGGCAAAAAGGATTAGTGGAAATCATTATTTCTAAGTAGATTGCAAAGTTGTCTTTTTAGATACTCGAAAAAGTAACCCTCGAAATCTCAAGTCGAATAATGCATTCAAGGAATATCTCTCTGATGGGTCCCCAACTCATCATAAAGTGAATCCTAATGTGGGGAATGAAATTTATGGTGTACTCTCCACTCTCTTAAAATTAATCATTTGCAATATGACTAAGACTTGCATAGAAAGGCTCGTCCATAAATCTTTCAATTGTTTATTTTTAACAATAAGCCGAGAATTATTCGAAAAAACTTTGCTTGGCATTGTGGCGTGACCAGCTTCCCAAACATTTAGTACAAACTATGATCACCAACAATCATCATTTCTATAAAAGACAACTGCATTGGAATGATAATATTGCTCATTGGAATCAGTCAAATTGTTACCAGTCAGCTTTTATGACCAAGTAAAGTAAAATAAAGCAAAGATATTATCAACCTTTAGCCCAGTTAAAAACAAAATGAACGAATGGGATGATTCTGCTTACTCTCAATGCCCATCTTTTTCGTATGCCACTTTACTTGTAAAGAAGGGGAGTAAGTAATGGAGTATGCTATTGATTAGCAAGCACaatcattgttgttctcattgttaCTATAATTAAAATTATTCATGGAGTGCACTTTTTATTAACTTAGAATATATTGAGGTAATGAGGCAGAAGAGCAAGAGCAAAAATGGAGATGGAATCATCCACATCATCAACACCAACAACAGCTCTGGTGGTGGTTGGGATTTCACTGCAGGAGGAAGAGAGCAAAGAACTTCTGTCATGGGCCATGAGTGTGGCAGCTTGCCCAGGTGACACCCTTGTTGCCCTCCATGTACTTGGTAAGCAACAACTGCCGATTCTTTGCTTTGTAGATAGAAATTCATGTCATTTTACTTGTAAATAAAAATTCACACTAAAGACCAACCTATTTAGATAATTGCGTTGAGACTTATGCTTCCAAAGTACTAGCAACTGATTTTTTTCTCTGAATCCAACTGGACCTAAAAACCAAGCCTAAAACCCCAGAATTTTTCAGGTACATAATATACAAGGATGATAGTGGAAATATTTGCAACTCTGTAAATTTTGATTAGAGGGATTTATTTAGAAGCCCATACTAAACATATTTTACCAAGTGACCCTGTTAGAAAACTGAGGTGGAAGGCCTTTCTTTGGTTGTCTTTGATGTTGCAGTTGAAAAGCATGGCAGAGAATCACAATTTATGAAAGCCAGGATTGATAATGCACGGGCTATGCTGATCAAGTTGTTGGGATCCTTCATGGACCTCTGGCAAGCTAAACAGGTGGGTTATACTTCTTAGCTCTGTACTTTTGTTTAACAAAAGATAGTCTTCACAATTTCTCATGGTTGAAAGTCATCGTAGTTTCTCATGGTTTCAACCATGATGACAGATAAAAGTGGAGGCTAAGGTACTGGTCCATAGCAGTCTCGAAAAGGCTATAGTGAATGAAGCAGCAACTTCGGGAGCTTCATTCCTTGTCCTTGGAGCTTCAACTTATCAACTGCCCAGGTGagtatatatacattttttttccttaaaaaagGCATTGTTTTAAAAGGCAGCTTCAGAAGCACATTCCGAACCACTGTGGTTTATCATCAGGATGAATGATAAGAAAGCAGATCAATTACAATGAAGACTAGAGCTTATTGATTGGTTACACCATCAAAAATGAAAATTGATGTTTTGTTGAACCTAGTACCCTTTAGTCTAAAAATTAAAGAAATTTGAAAGTCTAAAGATAATATGTTTCCTTTGCAGTTTGTCCCTGATGGGTTGTATTGAAATTGAATGCAATTGATGTGTGATTTCTTCTTAATGTTTTGTTGAACCTAGTACCCTTTGATCTGAAAATGAAAGAAACTTGAAAGTCTAAAGATGATATGTTGTCCCTGATGCGTTGTATTGAAATTGAATGCAATTGATGTGTGATTTCTTCTTAACTGAAAACCCTACTTTCATGATTATGTGTGTGTGAAAGAGCTTTAGTGCAAAAAAATTCTTCCGAGTAATTGCTGGAAAGAAAACTGAAAGTCTAAAGATAATATGTTTCTTACTACAGCTCATCCTTATGGGTTGTTGTATCGAAATTGAATGCAATTGATGTGTGATTTCTTCTGAATTGAAAATCCTACTTTCATGATTGTGTGTATAAAAGAGTTTtagttcaaaaaaaaattcatagtAATTGCTGGGAAGCTTGTTAATTCTTGGTTATATCTTTTGGGATAAATTTTAGAAATTTAGAACTCTAATGTCTGTGCAGTTGTAGTTTTATAagctgttaagatgaatttgtTGGCCTTGCTACATGATAAAAGTATCTTAAACTTTAATTGTCTACTTCTGTGGGATATGGCATGCAGCCCTTCCATCGGGGTGACAAAAAAGTATTGTCTGGAACATGCACCAGCTGGATGTGCAGTAATAGCTGTCAAGGACAGAAGAGATGTGCCACTGCAAGAGCTTTTTCCTAGGGTTCCAGAGACAGATTGTTCCGAGATACTTACAGATTGTTCCGAGATACTTCAAGAAGGTATTGAAGGGTGTACCCTTCATTATTGCAACTCTGAATCGGGATGAAATTCTAAATAACTCTGGCTTGtaatttggaaaaaaatattttgcctCCAATTTATTTCGTTCATATGGCTTGCAGGAAATCACTGGTTCAATTTAAAGTGGCCTGCAAAAGAAGTTGGGAAGACCCTAGGTTCTCTACAGAAGAAACTCCTGTCCAAGATCCAATCTCGGGGAGAAGACGAATTCAGAAACCACGTGACTGAGGGATATGAAAGCTTCCAAGAACAAAAAGAAAAGCATTCCCCAAGAGGAGTTCTGGAAGCACCATCACATTGCTTGGATCAGGAAGAATCATTTTCTTCGGAGAGTTCAATTGGGTCCTCTCCTTTTAGGAATGATGGAGATGACAGGTCAACCTCTGAAGAGAGTCCCCACAACTGCTTCAACTTTTGGACAACTGCTAGCATGCAATCTAATAAGTTTTTGAAACTTTTCTCTTTATCTTTTGGCCATTGCACCACACAATTAACTTCAACTGCCAAGAACCACAAAGATCCGCAATCCTTATTTCCTAGGAACAGGGAAAATTTTGAGGAAAGGAGAGCATATGAAGAGATGTCGTGGAAGCCAACATGGAGATCCTTCACCTATAAGGAAATTTCTTATGCCACCAACAATTTCAATTCTGGTATGTTCCAAACATCATATCTAAATTGCTGAATACATGTACGTTTGCTGATCCTTGTAAATTATGATGAAATCAAAAGGTATTTTGTTGTGCTGCAGATAATTTGGTGGGTAAAGGCGGGTATGCAGAGGTTTACAAGGGGGTTCTATCGAATGGTAAGGCTATAGCAGTGAAAACAATGGTGAATGGAGCCACAGATGAGCAAAAGGAGAAAGACTTTCTTACTGAATTGGGTATCATTGGACACATTCACCACCCAAATACAGCTTCTTTGCTAGGTTGTTGTATAGAAAATGGTCTGCATCTTATCTTCCACTTCTCTCCTAATGGCAGCTTGGATTCTTATCTACATGGTAAGCTTTTTCCCAAGTTAAGTTAAATAGTTCAGCTATAACTATAGTTCTTTTGATACCATTGTCCTGCATCTTTATGGCAATGTGGCCTGAATTGTTTTAACCTGTAGTGTCACCCCTTGCTTTCTTCTCATATCAGTACAATGGCTTAGGGTACACACAATGGTCATAACATGGTTTCACTGAGTTGCATTCATGATGCCAAGGTAGTTAAAACTCAATATTCTTTGAAGCGGCTCTTCTGAGTAGCTTGTTCAAATTGTAAACCATTGCCTTTGTTTTTTTAATATCCTGTAAGTGACCATGTGAAGTGAGATCGAATTTAAAATTCTCAGATACAAATACTCCAGTGCTGGAGTGGTCAATAAGGTACAAGGTGGCAGTTGGTATAGCTAGGGGACTGCATTATTTGCACAAATGTTGCCGAAGGCGAATCATTCACAGGGATATCAAAGCAGCCAATATTCTTCTAGGTAGAGAATTTGAGCCACAGGTGAGCAAACTTGTCATTCTAGAGTTGCATGATCTTTAAGATCTAGTGATGGTTAAAATCAGCTTACAAACTTATCTAAAGGAATattcattgatttatttatttggatACTTGACTGGGCTCTGCTATAGATTTCAGACTTTGGATTGGCAAAATGGCTCCCAAGACAATGGACCCACCACTCTGTAACTCCCATTGAAGGAACTTATGGGTAAGTTATGCATTTCCATCATCCTGCGCTTTGTAACTTGTAACTCACACAACTTTTCCTCGTTGCTTTCTAATGGGTGTGTCATTTTGAGCAGATATTTGGCACCAGAGTATTTCATGCATGGGATAGTTGATGAGAAAACTGACGTGTTTGCTTTTGGAGTGTTGTTGCTGGAAATTGTCTCTGGTAGGAAGCCTTTTGATACTTCAGAAGAGAACATTCTTGTTTGGGTCAGTACAACAAAGCTCCTTAACAACATTCTTCCAAAATGACAAATGTAATAATTCtgtaaaaaaaattatagaaaatatttATCTGAATCAATGCATGGATACTGAAAAAATAGCCAATGAAGACTTCTGTACATTCTTGTTTTTGAATATAAATTTGGTATATTTCTTCTTGTATGTCTTGGTGCTAACAATTTGGGTAAGCTTCTTCACCCACCATCGAAGGATTTTAGTTTAATTGAAATGTTAGTACGAAAGATTATAACCCAGTTCGTCCCAAAAGTTCTTTTTTATACATTATTTTGAATGATCATTATATAATATGCAGGCAAAAC includes:
- the LOC131069832 gene encoding probable receptor-like serine/threonine-protein kinase At5g57670 translates to MEMESSTSSTPTTALVVVGISLQEEESKELLSWAMSVAACPGDTLVALHVLVEKHGRESQFMKARIDNARAMLIKLLGSFMDLWQAKQIKVEAKVLVHSSLEKAIVNEAATSGASFLVLGASTYQLPSPSIGVTKKYCLEHAPAGCAVIAVKDRRDVPLQELFPRVPETDCSEILTDCSEILQEGNHWFNLKWPAKEVGKTLGSLQKKLLSKIQSRGEDEFRNHVTEGYESFQEQKEKHSPRGVLEAPSHCLDQEESFSSESSIGSSPFRNDGDDRSTSEESPHNCFNFWTTASMQSNKFLKLFSLSFGHCTTQLTSTAKNHKDPQSLFPRNRENFEERRAYEEMSWKPTWRSFTYKEISYATNNFNSDNLVGKGGYAEVYKGVLSNGKAIAVKTMVNGATDEQKEKDFLTELGIIGHIHHPNTASLLGCCIENGLHLIFHFSPNGSLDSYLHDTNTPVLEWSIRYKVAVGIARGLHYLHKCCRRRIIHRDIKAANILLGREFEPQISDFGLAKWLPRQWTHHSVTPIEGTYGYLAPEYFMHGIVDEKTDVFAFGVLLLEIVSGRKPFDTSEENILVWAKPLLESGNIKDLADPRLECQYDIVKMKRVLFTASLCIRHSAIWRPSMSEALQLLTDGESLLREDCWRIPSSKDDAFDDYWDELHNLRRTAKR